In Micromonospora sp. WMMA1363, a genomic segment contains:
- a CDS encoding FAD:protein FMN transferase, producing the protein MRIDEQPRTRWVDPSAFQPRPDLRLGARHHRIGPGGAAPGDRIAVQHTVRTATADYSLLLNAPEWLGRRGVGEALGDVVAELRAIDLTYGPTRPESLVSRLRRGEISPDSYPPLADLVDRCTAMRAATDGWFDAWAVPGGFDPGGLLGGWAVERAAARLRAAGIHDYAVLNGADLVVRGHAAHGGPWRVAVHHPTAPRRAPLVLEMTAGAVGTSGVTGRQGHVVDPHTGGPADQLVAATVVGPDLAVADAYATALYAAGPAGLAWFQDGSDYRALFVHHR; encoded by the coding sequence ATGCGGATCGACGAGCAGCCACGGACCCGCTGGGTCGACCCATCGGCCTTCCAACCACGCCCCGATCTGCGCCTCGGTGCCCGGCACCACCGCATCGGCCCGGGGGGCGCGGCACCCGGCGACCGGATCGCCGTCCAACACACCGTCCGCACCGCCACCGCCGACTACTCACTGTTGCTCAACGCGCCGGAGTGGCTCGGCCGCAGGGGTGTCGGTGAGGCGTTGGGGGACGTGGTCGCGGAGCTACGCGCGATCGACCTCACCTACGGGCCGACCCGACCCGAAAGCCTGGTCTCCCGGCTACGCCGAGGCGAGATCAGCCCGGACTCGTACCCACCGTTGGCCGATCTGGTGGACCGCTGCACGGCGATGCGGGCGGCCACCGACGGCTGGTTCGACGCGTGGGCCGTGCCCGGCGGCTTCGACCCGGGCGGGCTGCTCGGCGGGTGGGCGGTGGAACGGGCCGCAGCCCGGTTGCGCGCCGCTGGCATCCACGACTACGCCGTGCTCAACGGCGCCGACCTCGTCGTACGCGGCCACGCGGCGCACGGCGGCCCGTGGCGCGTGGCGGTGCACCACCCCACCGCCCCGCGGCGGGCGCCGCTGGTGCTGGAGATGACGGCGGGCGCGGTGGGCACATCCGGGGTGACCGGCCGGCAGGGACACGTGGTGGACCCGCACACCGGCGGGCCGGCCGACCAACTGGTCGCCGCCACGGTCGTCGGGCCGGACCTCGCCGTCGCCGACGCCTACGCCACCGCGCTCTACGCCGCCGGTCCGGCCGGGTTGGCATGGTTCCAGGACGGGTCGGACTACCGCGCGCTCTTCGTCCACCACCGCTGA
- a CDS encoding 3-isopropylmalate dehydrogenase, translating to MARIAVVAGDGIGPEVVAQARKVVDAVLPGAQTTEYDLGAARYHRTGEVLPDSVLAELAEHDAILLGAVGDPTVPPGVLERGLLLKLRFAFDQYVNLRPSRLWPGTAGPLGGVKPGEVDLVVVREGTEGLYAGAGGALHRGTPAEVATEESLNTRHGVERVIRDAFGRARRRERRKVTLVHKTNVLTHAGSLWARTFETVAAEHPDVATEYQHVDAAAMFLVTQPQRYDVVVTDNLFGDILTDIAAAVTGGIGLAASGSINPESAYPSMFEPVHGSAPDIAGRGVADPVAAVLSAGLLLDQLGHAEAAARIVTAIGAELTGRRPGVPVRTEEVGDRLAAHAAG from the coding sequence GTGGCACGGATCGCGGTGGTGGCCGGGGACGGGATCGGCCCCGAGGTGGTCGCGCAGGCCCGCAAGGTTGTCGACGCGGTGCTTCCCGGTGCGCAGACCACCGAGTACGACCTCGGTGCCGCCCGCTACCACCGCACCGGCGAGGTCCTGCCCGACTCGGTGCTCGCCGAGCTGGCCGAGCACGACGCCATCCTGCTCGGCGCGGTCGGCGACCCGACCGTCCCGCCTGGCGTGCTGGAACGGGGACTGCTGCTCAAGCTGCGCTTCGCCTTCGACCAGTACGTCAACCTGCGGCCATCCCGGCTCTGGCCCGGCACTGCCGGCCCGCTCGGCGGCGTCAAACCCGGCGAGGTCGACCTGGTGGTGGTCCGCGAGGGCACCGAGGGCCTGTACGCGGGTGCCGGTGGGGCGCTGCACCGGGGCACACCCGCTGAGGTCGCCACCGAGGAGAGCCTCAACACCCGGCACGGCGTGGAGCGGGTGATCCGCGACGCGTTCGGCCGAGCGCGGCGCCGTGAGCGGCGCAAGGTCACCCTCGTGCACAAGACCAACGTGCTGACCCACGCCGGTTCGCTGTGGGCGCGTACCTTCGAGACGGTCGCCGCCGAACACCCCGACGTGGCGACGGAGTACCAGCACGTCGACGCCGCCGCGATGTTTCTGGTCACCCAACCCCAGCGGTACGACGTGGTGGTCACCGACAACCTCTTCGGCGACATCCTCACCGACATCGCCGCCGCGGTCACCGGTGGCATCGGGCTCGCGGCCAGCGGCAGCATCAACCCCGAGAGCGCGTACCCGTCGATGTTCGAGCCGGTGCACGGTTCCGCGCCGGACATCGCCGGTCGCGGCGTTGCCGACCCGGTGGCGGCGGTGCTCTCCGCCGGGCTCCTGCTCGACCAGCTCGGCCACGCCGAGGCGGCGGCCCGGATCGTCACCGCCATCGGCGCGGAGCTGACCGGGCGGAGGCCCGGCGTGCCGGTACGCACCGAGGAGGTCGGCGACCGGCTGGCCGCGCACGCGGCCGGCTGA
- a CDS encoding branched-chain amino acid aminotransferase, producing the protein MSGGDKLDFEIRPNPAPVSAADRAALLANPGFGRVFTDHMVTIRYADGKGWYDARVEARAPIPMDPAAAVLHYAQEIFEGMKAYRGADGGVTMFRPYANAARFVASGRRLAMPALPEETFVDSLHRLIKIDREWIPEGEDGSLYLRPFMFASEVFLGVRPANEYLYAVIASPVGAYFSGGVKPVTVWVSPDYTRAAPGGTGAAKCGGNYAASLVAQAEAISHGCDQVVFLDAVERRFVDELGGMNVFFVYDDDTVVTPPLTGTILPGITRESVLTLAADAGHRVEERPVTFADWQADAATGRLREVFACGTAAVVTPIGAVRSSDGEFLVGGGEPGRVTMALRQQLVDLQRGKAADPHNWVHRVL; encoded by the coding sequence ATGAGCGGTGGTGACAAGCTCGACTTCGAGATCCGTCCGAATCCCGCGCCGGTATCCGCCGCCGATCGGGCAGCCCTGCTGGCCAACCCCGGCTTCGGGCGCGTCTTCACCGACCACATGGTCACCATTCGTTACGCCGACGGCAAGGGCTGGTACGACGCCCGGGTCGAGGCGCGGGCGCCGATCCCGATGGATCCGGCCGCCGCGGTCCTGCACTATGCGCAGGAGATCTTCGAGGGGATGAAGGCGTACCGCGGCGCCGACGGCGGCGTGACGATGTTCCGCCCGTACGCCAACGCCGCCCGGTTCGTCGCGTCCGGCCGGCGGCTGGCGATGCCTGCGCTGCCGGAGGAGACCTTCGTCGACTCCCTGCACCGGCTCATCAAGATTGACCGTGAGTGGATCCCGGAGGGCGAGGACGGCAGCCTCTACCTGCGGCCGTTCATGTTCGCCAGCGAGGTGTTCCTCGGGGTCCGTCCCGCCAACGAGTACCTGTACGCGGTGATCGCGTCCCCGGTCGGGGCATACTTTTCCGGAGGCGTCAAGCCGGTGACCGTCTGGGTTTCCCCGGACTACACCCGTGCGGCCCCAGGTGGTACCGGCGCGGCGAAGTGCGGCGGTAACTACGCCGCCTCGCTGGTCGCGCAGGCGGAGGCGATCTCGCACGGCTGCGACCAGGTCGTCTTCCTCGACGCCGTGGAGCGCCGGTTCGTCGACGAGCTGGGCGGCATGAACGTGTTCTTCGTGTACGACGACGACACGGTGGTCACCCCGCCGCTGACCGGCACCATTCTGCCCGGCATCACCCGGGAGTCGGTGCTCACCCTGGCTGCTGATGCCGGGCACCGGGTGGAGGAGCGGCCGGTCACGTTCGCCGACTGGCAGGCCGATGCGGCGACCGGCCGGCTGCGCGAGGTCTTCGCCTGCGGCACCGCTGCCGTCGTCACCCCGATCGGCGCGGTGCGCTCATCCGACGGCGAGTTCCTCGTCGGCGGTGGCGAACCGGGCCGGGTCACGATGGCCCTGCGCCAGCAACTGGTCGACCTCCAGCGGGGCAAAGCCGCGGACCCGCACAACTGGGTCCATCGGGTGCTCTGA
- a CDS encoding tyrosine-protein phosphatase has protein sequence MDAIEVTRFSTLFNFRDVGGPAGHDGRTVRRGRLFRSDSPHRLDGPDRETFAALGVRTVLDLRRPYEVERDGRIPDLNGLTWRHVHPEHAEWSDDPYQSDTDLARYLADRYADLATTGTAGLGTALGLIADSANAPVVVHCVAGKDRTGIVCGLTLAVLGVSDTDIAADYALSTEAGERFMAWFASTGKQMRPGLPPLTCPEEAMLLFLAELRTAYGSVEGYLRHSGVTDAQLSALRDHLLE, from the coding sequence GTGGACGCCATCGAGGTCACCCGTTTCTCGACCCTGTTCAACTTCCGCGACGTCGGTGGGCCGGCCGGCCACGACGGCCGCACCGTCCGCCGGGGTCGGCTCTTCCGCTCCGACTCACCGCACCGCCTGGACGGGCCCGACCGGGAGACGTTCGCCGCCCTCGGGGTGCGGACGGTGCTCGACCTGCGCCGCCCGTACGAGGTGGAGCGCGACGGCCGGATCCCCGACCTAAACGGTCTGACCTGGCGGCACGTCCACCCTGAGCACGCCGAGTGGAGCGACGACCCCTACCAGTCCGACACCGACCTGGCCCGCTACCTCGCCGACCGGTACGCCGACCTGGCCACCACCGGCACCGCCGGGCTGGGTACGGCGCTCGGGCTGATCGCCGACTCAGCCAACGCGCCGGTGGTGGTGCACTGCGTCGCCGGCAAGGACCGCACCGGCATCGTCTGCGGCCTCACCCTCGCCGTGCTGGGCGTCTCCGACACCGACATCGCCGCCGACTACGCCCTGAGCACCGAGGCCGGCGAACGCTTCATGGCGTGGTTCGCGTCGACCGGGAAGCAGATGCGGCCCGGCTTACCGCCACTCACCTGCCCCGAGGAAGCCATGCTCCTGTTCCTCGCCGAACTGCGCACGGCCTACGGCTCGGTCGAGGGCTACCTGCGCCACTCCGGTGTCACGGACGCACAGCTCAGCGCGCTGCGCGATCACCTGCTGGAGTAG
- a CDS encoding PRC-barrel domain-containing protein → MERLDPQPTHGTPDPLVAGGQDTFPGGASGGTFDPWRYRDDAGVTGADLVGYKVEASDGSIGKVDQASHEVNSSYLVVDTGPWVFGKKVMIPAGTVNHVDHGERKVFVDRNKDQIKAAPEFDETADTDPAYRDKLGGYYGDTYSAIPPGTAGTVR, encoded by the coding sequence ATGGAGCGGCTCGACCCTCAGCCGACCCACGGGACACCGGACCCGCTCGTCGCCGGTGGGCAGGACACCTTCCCGGGCGGCGCGTCCGGCGGCACCTTCGACCCATGGCGCTACCGGGACGACGCCGGGGTGACCGGCGCGGACCTGGTGGGCTACAAGGTCGAGGCGAGTGACGGCAGCATCGGCAAGGTGGACCAGGCCAGCCACGAGGTCAACTCCAGCTACCTCGTGGTGGACACCGGTCCATGGGTCTTCGGCAAGAAGGTCATGATCCCTGCCGGCACCGTCAACCACGTCGACCACGGCGAACGGAAGGTCTTCGTCGACCGGAACAAGGACCAGATCAAGGCCGCGCCCGAGTTCGACGAGACCGCCGACACCGACCCGGCCTACCGGGACAAGCTCGGTGGCTACTACGGCGACACGTACTCGGCCATCCCGCCGGGCACCGCAGGAACCGTCAGGTAG
- the cimA gene encoding citramalate synthase, which produces MTFQVYDTTLRDGAQREGLSYSVVDKLAVARLLDEFGVGFIEGGWPGAVPKDTEFFERARAELDLRHAVLVAFGATRRAGVGVADDPQVRGLLDAQTPAIALVAKADLRHVQRALRTTAGENLEMIHDTVAHLVAQGRRVFVDGEHFFDGFRYDPAYTAAVVETALAAGAERFVLCDTNGGMLPSHVTTAIADLTHRLNVAPERLGIHCQNDTACAVANTIAAVEAGVRHVQGTANGYGERPGNADLFAVVANLQLKLGLPVLPEGCLGQMVRVSHAIAEIANIAPDTHQAYVGAAAFAHKAGLHASAIKVDPLLYNHVDPPVVGNDMRILVTEMAGRASVELKSRELGLDLAGHPETLTRVTKRVKELEAGGWSFEAADASFELLVRSELSDAAPARPFALESYRVLVEHREDGAVVSEATVKIRVRGERVIATAEGNGPVNALDEALRVGLARHYPELRTFELADYKVRILEGSHGTGAVTRVLVKTSDGANRDWTTVGVHPNVVEASWHALVDALTYGLDRTWA; this is translated from the coding sequence ATGACGTTCCAGGTCTATGACACGACCTTGCGCGACGGCGCGCAGCGCGAGGGGCTCAGCTACTCGGTGGTCGACAAGCTCGCGGTGGCCCGGCTGCTCGACGAGTTCGGCGTCGGCTTCATCGAGGGCGGCTGGCCGGGCGCGGTGCCGAAGGACACCGAGTTCTTCGAGCGGGCGCGCGCCGAACTCGACCTGAGACACGCGGTGCTGGTCGCGTTCGGCGCCACTCGCCGCGCCGGGGTGGGGGTCGCAGACGACCCGCAGGTACGCGGCCTGCTCGACGCCCAGACGCCGGCGATCGCCCTGGTAGCCAAGGCCGACCTGCGGCACGTACAGCGGGCCCTGCGCACCACCGCCGGCGAGAACCTCGAGATGATCCACGACACCGTGGCTCACCTGGTGGCCCAGGGGCGGCGGGTGTTCGTTGACGGTGAGCACTTCTTCGACGGCTTCCGGTACGACCCGGCGTACACCGCGGCGGTCGTGGAGACCGCGCTTGCCGCCGGCGCCGAGCGGTTCGTGCTCTGCGACACCAACGGCGGCATGCTTCCCTCCCACGTCACCACCGCGATCGCCGACCTCACCCACCGGCTCAACGTGGCCCCCGAACGACTCGGCATCCACTGCCAGAACGACACCGCCTGCGCGGTGGCCAACACCATCGCCGCCGTTGAGGCGGGCGTGCGGCACGTCCAGGGCACCGCCAACGGATACGGGGAGCGTCCCGGCAACGCGGATCTCTTCGCCGTCGTGGCGAACCTTCAGCTCAAGCTCGGGCTGCCGGTCCTACCGGAGGGCTGCCTGGGGCAGATGGTGCGGGTCTCCCACGCCATCGCCGAGATCGCCAACATCGCCCCCGACACCCACCAGGCCTACGTCGGGGCCGCAGCCTTCGCCCACAAGGCCGGGCTGCACGCGAGCGCGATCAAGGTGGATCCGCTGCTCTACAACCACGTGGACCCACCGGTGGTGGGCAACGACATGCGGATCCTCGTCACCGAGATGGCCGGCCGGGCCAGCGTCGAGCTCAAGAGCCGAGAGCTTGGCCTGGATCTGGCCGGCCATCCGGAGACCCTGACCAGGGTCACCAAGCGGGTCAAGGAGCTGGAGGCCGGCGGCTGGTCATTCGAGGCCGCGGACGCCTCCTTCGAGCTGTTGGTCCGCTCCGAGCTGTCGGACGCGGCACCGGCGCGGCCGTTCGCGTTGGAGTCGTACCGGGTCCTGGTCGAGCACCGGGAGGACGGCGCGGTGGTCTCCGAGGCTACAGTCAAGATCAGGGTACGCGGGGAGCGTGTCATCGCCACGGCGGAGGGGAACGGCCCGGTCAACGCGCTCGACGAGGCGCTGCGGGTCGGCCTGGCACGGCACTACCCGGAGCTGCGCACCTTCGAGCTGGCCGACTACAAGGTACGGATCCTGGAGGGCAGCCACGGCACCGGTGCGGTGACCCGGGTGCTGGTGAAGACGTCCGACGGCGCCAACCGCGACTGGACCACGGTGGGGGTGCACCCCAACGTCGTGGAGGCGAGCTGGCACGCGCTCGTCGACGCCCTGACGTACGGGCTGGATCGGACGTGGGCGTGA
- a CDS encoding endonuclease/exonuclease/phosphatase family protein, whose protein sequence is MACWLTVVPGAGWASVRLLGLDRGPFVQLLAFTPYVAAVSVLPLVLALALRRRWPAVVAAVTTVALVTVVAPRAVGSTPPAADGPAVRLLTANLLAGTADPRALVDLVRRQSVDVLAVQEFTPEIGAELDRLGLDQLLPHRELHPTEGTLGSGLYARFPISAGGVRHNRGGWGFDQAYGTLAVPGAPPVRVESAHPAAPYALDQVDAWHTDLAAQPPAAPDGPLGILAGDFNATLDHAPLRALLATGYVDAADAAGAGAGLTGTWGPYDGDPIPPVTIDHVLVDRRIAVRAVSVYPVRGSDHRAVLAHLRLPAG, encoded by the coding sequence GTGGCCTGCTGGCTGACCGTCGTGCCGGGCGCCGGCTGGGCATCGGTGCGCCTACTCGGCCTGGACCGGGGGCCGTTCGTGCAGCTGCTGGCCTTCACCCCGTACGTCGCGGCGGTGAGCGTGCTGCCCCTGGTGCTGGCGCTCGCGCTACGGCGGCGCTGGCCCGCGGTGGTCGCGGCGGTGACGACCGTCGCGCTGGTGACCGTGGTGGCGCCCCGGGCGGTCGGCTCGACCCCGCCCGCCGCCGACGGCCCGGCGGTCCGGCTGCTGACCGCCAACCTGCTGGCCGGCACCGCCGATCCGCGGGCGCTGGTCGACCTGGTCCGCCGGCAGTCGGTGGACGTGCTCGCCGTGCAGGAGTTCACGCCGGAGATCGGGGCGGAGCTGGACCGGCTGGGCCTCGACCAGCTGCTGCCGCACCGGGAACTGCACCCGACGGAGGGGACCCTCGGCTCCGGCCTGTACGCGCGATTTCCGATCAGCGCGGGCGGCGTCCGGCACAATCGCGGCGGTTGGGGCTTCGACCAGGCATACGGGACCCTCGCGGTGCCCGGCGCACCGCCGGTCCGGGTCGAGTCGGCGCACCCCGCCGCCCCGTACGCGCTGGACCAGGTCGACGCCTGGCACACGGACCTGGCGGCGCAACCACCCGCGGCCCCGGACGGGCCGCTGGGCATCCTCGCCGGAGATTTCAACGCCACTTTGGACCACGCCCCGCTGCGCGCCCTGCTGGCCACGGGCTACGTGGACGCGGCCGACGCGGCCGGGGCCGGGGCCGGGCTCACGGGTACGTGGGGTCCGTACGACGGTGACCCGATCCCGCCGGTAACCATCGACCACGTGCTGGTGGACCGGCGGATAGCCGTCCGCGCCGTCTCCGTGTATCCGGTCCGCGGCAGCGACCATCGTGCGGTGCTCGCCCACCTCCGCCTACCAGCGGGGTAG
- a CDS encoding MoxR family ATPase — protein MGLLGAVIPTFVRWPAREASTVTDISDTLASVPTPVDPDATGTELQQTLAEVRHVIVGQDLLVERLLTALLADGHCLLEGVPGVAKTLAAQTLATVVGGSFSRIQFTPDLVPSDIVGTRIYRASRETFDIELGPIMANLVLADEINRAPAKVQSALLEAMAERQVSIGGRSWDVPAPFLVLATQNPIESEGVYQLPEAQRDRFLMKVVVDYPTDADELAILYRMSTDRPTPRRVLDPQRLLDLQGRAARVFVHHALAEYVVRLILATRDPGRFGLPDVAPQLAYGASPRATLGLVAAARGLALLRGREYVLPEDIRELAVEVLAHRLVLSFDAVADGVSAESVVRRLVDAVPPPRVASGQPDQAPGSNGDRSERGKRITGRVVGSPAGVDPRPAAT, from the coding sequence ATCGGCCTGCTCGGGGCGGTAATTCCGACGTTTGTGCGGTGGCCGGCACGGGAAGCAAGCACCGTGACGGACATCTCGGACACCCTGGCCAGCGTGCCCACCCCGGTCGATCCCGACGCGACCGGCACCGAGCTGCAGCAGACCCTCGCCGAGGTCAGGCACGTGATCGTCGGACAGGACCTGCTCGTCGAGCGCCTGCTCACCGCACTCCTCGCCGACGGCCACTGCCTGTTGGAGGGAGTGCCTGGCGTCGCCAAGACGCTCGCCGCGCAGACGCTCGCCACGGTGGTCGGCGGCAGTTTCTCCCGCATCCAGTTCACCCCCGACCTGGTCCCGTCGGACATCGTCGGCACCCGCATCTACCGGGCGTCCCGGGAGACCTTCGACATCGAGCTAGGTCCGATCATGGCCAACCTGGTGCTCGCCGACGAGATCAACCGGGCTCCGGCGAAGGTGCAGTCCGCGCTGTTGGAGGCCATGGCCGAGCGGCAGGTCTCCATCGGTGGGCGGAGCTGGGACGTCCCGGCGCCGTTCCTGGTGCTGGCCACCCAGAACCCGATCGAGTCGGAGGGCGTCTACCAACTGCCCGAGGCGCAGCGTGACCGGTTCCTGATGAAGGTCGTCGTCGACTACCCGACCGACGCTGATGAGCTGGCGATCCTCTACCGGATGAGCACCGACCGGCCCACGCCCCGCCGGGTGCTGGACCCGCAGCGGTTGCTCGACCTCCAGGGCCGCGCGGCCCGGGTCTTCGTGCACCACGCCCTCGCCGAGTATGTGGTGCGGCTCATCCTCGCCACCCGCGATCCCGGCCGGTTCGGGTTGCCCGACGTCGCCCCGCAGCTCGCCTACGGCGCGAGCCCGCGCGCCACGCTCGGCCTGGTCGCCGCAGCCCGGGGTTTGGCGCTGCTGCGCGGACGGGAGTACGTGCTCCCCGAGGACATCCGCGAACTGGCGGTGGAGGTGCTGGCCCACCGGCTGGTCCTGTCCTTCGACGCGGTCGCCGACGGGGTGTCGGCCGAGTCGGTGGTGAGGCGGCTGGTCGACGCCGTACCACCGCCCCGCGTCGCCTCCGGCCAGCCGGACCAGGCACCGGGATCCAACGGCGACAGGAGCGAGCGGGGCAAGCGAATAACCGGGCGTGTTGTGGGCTCTCCTGCCGGCGTCGACCCGAGGCCGGCGGCGACATGA
- a CDS encoding DUF58 domain-containing protein, with translation MKWWGRGAATVPAAPGLADLAGDRRLRRLELAVTRRLDGLLHGQHQGLLPGPGSEPAGSREYRPGEDEVRRMDWAVTARTAVPHVREVDADRELTTWLLVDASASMEYGTAELDKRELSVAAVAAVGFLTAGAGNRLGAQVLTPTGLRRFPPGTGRTHLLGLLRALLAAPRSGGYDEDTAPLASPDLAEALAAVHRVATRRGLVVVVSDFLDGLPDDPTRVAPWERTLRRLAVRHQVLAVEVTDPREWELPDVGLVTLVDPESGRRREIWTGDPRLRERYADAAAAQRDQVRQALRRGGAAHLPLRTDRDWTTDIVRHVHRQRRLATVPPGLARGGAA, from the coding sequence ATGAAGTGGTGGGGACGCGGCGCGGCGACCGTACCCGCGGCTCCCGGACTGGCCGACCTCGCCGGGGACCGGCGCCTGCGACGGCTGGAGCTGGCGGTGACCCGGCGGCTGGACGGACTGCTGCACGGGCAGCACCAGGGGCTGCTGCCCGGACCGGGCAGCGAGCCGGCCGGCAGCCGGGAATACCGCCCGGGCGAGGACGAGGTCCGTCGGATGGACTGGGCGGTCACCGCCCGGACGGCGGTGCCACACGTCCGCGAGGTCGACGCCGATCGGGAACTGACCACGTGGCTGTTGGTCGACGCCAGCGCCAGCATGGAGTACGGGACGGCCGAGCTGGACAAGCGTGAACTCTCCGTGGCCGCCGTCGCGGCGGTCGGCTTCCTCACCGCCGGCGCCGGCAACCGTCTCGGTGCGCAGGTGCTCACCCCGACCGGACTGCGTCGCTTCCCGCCGGGCACCGGGCGTACCCACCTGTTGGGGCTGCTCCGGGCATTGCTCGCGGCGCCGCGCTCCGGTGGGTACGACGAGGACACCGCCCCGCTCGCGTCGCCCGACCTGGCCGAGGCGCTGGCGGCCGTGCACCGGGTCGCCACCCGGCGTGGACTGGTGGTGGTGGTCTCGGACTTCCTCGACGGCCTGCCCGACGATCCGACGCGGGTGGCGCCCTGGGAGCGGACCCTGCGCCGGCTCGCCGTCCGGCACCAGGTCCTCGCCGTGGAGGTGACCGATCCGCGGGAGTGGGAGTTGCCGGATGTCGGCCTGGTCACCCTGGTGGACCCGGAAAGCGGGCGGCGGCGGGAGATCTGGACCGGCGACCCGCGGCTGCGCGAGCGGTACGCGGACGCCGCGGCTGCCCAGCGTGACCAGGTTCGCCAGGCGCTGCGTCGCGGCGGAGCGGCGCACCTGCCGCTGCGGACCGATCGGGACTGGACCACAGACATCGTCCGTCACGTGCACCGGCAGCGCCGGCTGGCCACCGTGCCGCCTGGGCTGGCCCGGGGAGGTGCGGCGTGA
- a CDS encoding VWA domain-containing protein, which translates to MTWLSPTRLWLLVGVLALAAGYVLVQRRRSRYAVRFTNLRLLDRVAPQRPAWRRHVPAGLFLAMLALLVVGFARPTAEVRVPRERATVMVAVDVSTSMLARDVEPDRLTAAKESARRFVDGLPDEFNVGLVAFAGSAAVLVPPGVDREALHDGIDRLVEGATGVQGTAIGEAINTSLGAVKALDGAAAKDPPPARIVLLSDGANTSGLDPMEAAVDAVAMKVPVHTIAFGTPTGYVERGGRPIQVPVDGQTLDAVAHETGGRFHEAGSAKQLRAVYDDIGSSVGYRTERQDVSARFIGLGLVFALGAAAGSMRWFSRLP; encoded by the coding sequence GTGACCTGGCTCTCACCCACCCGCCTCTGGCTGCTGGTCGGTGTGCTCGCGCTGGCCGCCGGCTACGTCCTGGTGCAGCGCCGCCGCAGCCGGTATGCGGTGCGCTTCACCAACCTGCGGCTGCTCGACCGGGTCGCCCCGCAGCGGCCGGCGTGGCGACGGCACGTCCCGGCCGGGTTGTTCCTCGCCATGCTGGCGCTGCTGGTGGTCGGCTTCGCCCGGCCGACGGCGGAGGTGCGGGTGCCTCGGGAACGGGCCACGGTGATGGTGGCGGTGGACGTCTCCACGTCGATGCTCGCCAGGGATGTGGAACCGGACCGGCTGACCGCCGCGAAGGAATCGGCCCGACGGTTCGTCGACGGCCTGCCCGACGAGTTCAACGTCGGTCTGGTCGCGTTCGCCGGTAGCGCGGCGGTGCTGGTGCCGCCGGGCGTCGACCGGGAGGCACTGCACGACGGCATCGACCGGCTGGTCGAGGGGGCGACCGGGGTGCAGGGCACCGCGATCGGGGAGGCGATCAACACGTCGCTCGGCGCCGTGAAGGCGCTGGACGGTGCGGCGGCGAAGGATCCGCCGCCGGCTCGGATCGTCCTGCTCTCCGACGGAGCCAACACCTCGGGGCTGGATCCGATGGAGGCGGCGGTCGACGCGGTGGCGATGAAGGTGCCGGTGCACACCATTGCCTTCGGTACCCCTACCGGATACGTGGAACGGGGCGGCCGGCCAATCCAGGTGCCGGTGGACGGGCAGACCCTCGACGCGGTCGCCCATGAGACCGGCGGCCGGTTCCACGAGGCGGGCAGCGCCAAGCAGCTGCGCGCGGTCTACGACGACATCGGCAGTTCGGTGGGTTACCGCACCGAGCGGCAGGACGTCTCGGCCCGGTTCATCGGCCTCGGCCTGGTCTTCGCGCTGGGCGCGGCGGCGGGCTCGATGCGTTGGTTCTCCCGCCTGCCCTGA